A DNA window from Candidatus Eisenbacteria bacterium contains the following coding sequences:
- a CDS encoding T9SS type A sorting domain-containing protein produces the protein SKQGGGVVHKGQICLRGLGCPNGTRELAEYSSLTVDNEGFPNIIYEADIINGVNPPSTAAICFFTKAVNRPLGNSTGVTELDCHDPAVTQFGGWHDIDDDRATDGHYCRNVGANKKNPQAYLEFHYTGTQVDLEIARGPRGGNAEVLIDGTSRGIVSFNRPPSDPLHPDQSGKRDLTFGEFASFSTPAGAHIFRLNAMNDATSPGDMLYVDGFVITGGTASGGGNASESTITFTGTAPSGIGGTPGMMVEHVTTTEKAELIEGVLEVPEEVLTGRELKIFNPLGGLLGDAANLLPTGSLQVIPTAPGTYAVAVVNNSGAAMPYTLRVVTTNATSGRLAAALPQSDDTHASHSAIADPVDGQAVMRYALEQAGHVVIRVYDISGRLVRTFAEDQAAGNYGISWDGRLADGRRVPSGIYFYRVALPNGKETVQKTAILR, from the coding sequence AGCAAGCAGGGCGGAGGGGTCGTCCACAAGGGCCAGATCTGCCTCCGCGGATTGGGCTGCCCGAACGGCACCCGGGAGCTTGCGGAATATTCTTCGCTGACCGTCGACAACGAGGGTTTCCCGAACATCATCTATGAAGCGGACATCATCAACGGCGTGAATCCGCCATCAACCGCGGCCATCTGTTTCTTCACGAAGGCTGTCAACCGCCCGCTAGGGAACAGCACAGGGGTGACCGAGCTCGATTGCCACGATCCCGCCGTGACCCAGTTCGGCGGATGGCACGATATCGACGATGACCGTGCCACCGACGGCCACTACTGCCGCAATGTCGGCGCGAACAAGAAAAATCCGCAGGCCTACCTCGAATTCCACTACACGGGAACGCAGGTGGATCTCGAAATCGCGCGTGGACCGCGCGGCGGGAACGCGGAGGTCCTGATCGACGGAACATCGAGAGGGATCGTGAGCTTCAACCGCCCGCCTTCCGATCCTTTGCATCCGGATCAGTCCGGGAAGAGGGATCTTACGTTTGGGGAGTTCGCAAGCTTCTCGACCCCCGCCGGGGCCCACATCTTCCGGCTCAACGCGATGAACGATGCCACCAGCCCGGGCGACATGCTCTACGTGGACGGCTTCGTCATCACCGGAGGGACCGCGTCGGGCGGAGGCAATGCTAGCGAGAGCACGATCACCTTTACCGGCACCGCCCCATCGGGAATCGGAGGGACGCCCGGGATGATGGTGGAGCACGTCACAACCACGGAAAAAGCGGAGCTGATCGAGGGAGTGCTCGAGGTTCCAGAGGAGGTGTTGACAGGCCGTGAGCTCAAGATCTTCAATCCGCTGGGCGGGCTGCTCGGCGACGCGGCGAATCTTCTCCCGACCGGCTCGCTCCAGGTGATTCCCACCGCTCCGGGAACCTACGCGGTCGCGGTCGTGAACAACAGCGGCGCGGCGATGCCGTACACGCTTCGGGTGGTGACGACCAATGCGACCTCGGGGCGTCTGGCAGCGGCGCTTCCGCAGTCGGACGACACGCACGCTTCGCACAGCGCGATAGCGGATCCCGTGGATGGTCAAGCGGTCATGCGATACGCCCTGGAGCAGGCGGGACACGTCGTGATCCGCGTCTACGACATATCGGGACGGCTCGTTCGCACGTTCGCGGAGGATCAAGCCGCCGGAAACTACGGCATCAGCTGGGATGGCCGACTCGCCGACGGACGCCGGGTCCCGAGCGGCATCTATTTCTATCGCGTGGCATTGCCCAACGGGAAAGAGACGGTGCAGAAGACCGCGATTCTTCGTTAG
- a CDS encoding porin, whose amino-acid sequence MRRCSVGARGGGLLLAGLAVLAILAGLSIGSVSRAEAQDSTGTRPWYEAISVNGFVSSSYSYNLNRPLFPVNGYRVFDFDDKSFKVDVAELVLQKPTPHAGDAGFRVDVAAGGSIPRVTAAAGLFRDPLGSGQDIDLQQAYVAYLANAGRGLRLDFGKFVTHFGYEVIDGYDGWNDNVTRSLLFGYAIPFTHTGIRAACAFSDRVSGTVLVVNGWDDATDRNQQKSVGAQLSLTPAAGWTVILNGMYGAERPDNSRDPRTLLDLVAMWKPEGRVSLGLNLDHGRERNRFLPGEVARWDGAAAYVRIRLTGNLSFIGRAEQFGDWDGVRTGLSQRLSEITLTPELRPSPGLVIRGDLRFDHSDQVIFDAHSGPKQDQATAIASMLFAF is encoded by the coding sequence TTGAGGCGGTGTAGCGTGGGCGCACGCGGCGGCGGGTTGCTTCTCGCGGGCCTCGCGGTGCTCGCGATCCTCGCGGGGCTGAGTATCGGCTCGGTGTCGCGGGCCGAGGCCCAGGACTCCACGGGAACCCGGCCATGGTATGAGGCGATCTCGGTAAATGGATTTGTCTCCTCCAGCTACTCGTACAACCTCAACCGTCCGCTTTTTCCTGTGAACGGCTACCGGGTCTTCGATTTCGACGACAAATCGTTCAAGGTCGACGTCGCGGAGCTGGTGCTGCAGAAGCCCACGCCGCACGCCGGCGATGCAGGCTTCCGCGTGGACGTCGCGGCGGGCGGCTCGATCCCCCGCGTCACAGCCGCGGCGGGGCTCTTCCGCGATCCGCTCGGAAGCGGGCAGGACATCGATCTCCAACAGGCCTACGTGGCCTATCTCGCGAACGCGGGCCGGGGCCTCAGGCTGGACTTCGGGAAATTCGTCACGCATTTCGGCTACGAAGTGATCGATGGCTACGACGGCTGGAACGACAACGTCACGCGGTCGCTTCTCTTCGGCTATGCGATCCCCTTCACGCACACTGGGATTCGGGCCGCGTGCGCATTCAGCGACCGCGTTTCGGGCACGGTCCTCGTGGTCAACGGTTGGGACGATGCGACGGACAGGAATCAGCAAAAGTCCGTCGGGGCGCAGTTGAGTCTCACGCCGGCCGCGGGGTGGACGGTGATCCTCAACGGAATGTACGGCGCAGAGCGGCCCGACAACAGCCGCGACCCGCGGACGCTGCTCGATCTCGTGGCGATGTGGAAGCCCGAGGGTAGGGTGTCGCTGGGCCTGAACCTGGATCACGGTAGGGAGAGAAATCGATTTCTGCCGGGGGAGGTCGCGCGCTGGGACGGCGCGGCCGCGTACGTGCGCATCCGCCTCACCGGGAATCTCTCCTTCATAGGGCGGGCGGAGCAATTCGGCGATTGGGACGGCGTGCGAACCGGCCTGAGCCAACGCTTGAGCGAGATCACGCTGACCCCGGAGCTCCGCCCGTCGCCCGGCCTTGTGATTCGCGGCGACCTACGCTTTGACCATTCGGACCAGGTGATCTTCGACGCCCACAGCGGGCCGAAGCAAGACCAAGCGACCGCGATCGCGAGCATGTTGTTCGCGTTCTGA